The following are encoded together in the Candidatus Binataceae bacterium genome:
- a CDS encoding septum formation initiator family protein: MASVRRLSRFVRREWLSLTLAACAALLALDVVFAPLGLRDLLALRAERGRLEVVHARLLESNAALKIKLRRLQGDDRYLERLIRKQLGYARSGEIVYRFAARADTQ; encoded by the coding sequence ATGGCCTCCGTGCGACGCTTAAGCCGGTTTGTGCGCCGCGAGTGGCTGTCGCTCACGCTGGCCGCCTGCGCGGCGCTACTCGCCTTGGACGTCGTCTTCGCCCCACTGGGCCTGCGCGATCTGCTCGCCCTGCGCGCCGAGCGCGGCCGGCTGGAGGTCGTTCACGCACGGTTGCTCGAATCCAACGCCGCGTTGAAGATCAAGCTGCGCCGGCTGCAGGGCGATGACCGCTACCTCGAGCGGCTCATCCGCAAACAGCTCGGCTATGCGCGTTCCGGCGAGATCGTTTACCGCTTTGCCGCGCGCGCGGACACGCAGTAG